TCTGACCGGGCCCAATGTTAAGCGTGCCGGGTTCAATATCCGCAAAAACAGGCTTTAACCCGGCAAGCACAATAGCGCTTACCGTGGAGATATACGTGACGGGGGTTGTAATAACACTGCTGCCTTTTTTTATTTTACCCGAATAAATCAGGGCAAGCAGCCCGGCTACAAGCGCCGATGTGCCTGACGATACCGCTATGCCGTGGCGTACGCCTATTTTTTCGGCGAATTCTCGTTCAAACTGTTTTACATTTTTGCCTTCGGAAATATGCCCTGAATCCAGAACCGCGTTTATCGCGGCTTTTTCTTCCGGCCCTATTTTCATGTCTCCTACGTGTATCATTATATGGCTCCTGTTATTTATTTACACCGGCTTCCTTTAAATCGGCATCCACCATAATTTTCACAAGTTCCTTAAAATTTGTTTTTGGAACCCATCCAAGCTTTTCTTTAGCTTTTGTAGCATCGCCTATCAGAAGGTCCACTTCAGCCGGACGGAAATAACGCGGGTCTATTTCAACATATTTATTCCAGTCAAGCCCGGCATATGAAAAAGCTTCCTGCAAAAATTCTTTAACCGAATGGGTTTCCCCGGTTGCTATTACATAATCATCCGGTTTATCCTGCTGCAGCATAAGCCACATGGCTTCAACATAATCTTTCGCGTAACCCCAGTCCCTTTTGGCATCAAGGTTGCCTAAAAATAATTTATCCTGTTTTTTGGCTGCAATATTTGCCAGTGCCCTTGTTATTTTCTTGGTGACAAAGGTACCGCCCCTTCTGGGGCTTTCATGGTTGAACAATATTCCATTACACGCAAACATATTATAACTTTCCCTGTAATTTACCGCCATCCAGTAAGCGTACAATTTTGCGGCGCCATACGGGCTGCGCGGATAAAAGGGCGTGGTCTCTTTCTGAGGAACCTCCTGGGCAAGGCCGTACAATTCGCTTGAAGACGCCTGATAAAATTTTGTCTCTATCTGCGTTTCCCTTACGGCTTCAAGAAGCCTTGTGGTACCCATTCCTGTAATATCGCCTGTATAAACAGGAATATCAAAACTGACCCTTACGTGGCTTTGCGCTCCCAGGTTATATATTTCATCCGGTTTTATTTTTTCAAGCAGGCGGGAAAGGTTTGTTCCATCAGCCAAATCACCGTAATACATAAAAAGTTTATTATTCATTATTTCTTTATTGTCCATAAGGTGGTCAATTCTTTCCGTGTTAAACGCGCTTGAACGCCTCATAATTCCATGAACTTCATAACCCTTGGAAATAAGAAATTCCGTAAGATAAGAACCATCCTGCCCCGTAATGCCCGTAATAAAAGCTTTTTTATTCATTTTATCCCTCTCAGCTTTTTATAATTTTATTATTTAGGCGCGTTTTTTTGTCTTACCCTTTGACTTTGGCTTTACCTTAATTACTTTTGAACTTTTATTAAGCGTATTTACAAGCAGCTGTATTTTATCCGTGCTTTCAGCGCTTATTAAGTGCTGTATTTTGGAGGCTTCTTCTTTTGCCCTGTTTTCACCTGTTTTTACAGTGTTTTGAAGGAAGTCCAATAGTATTTCATATTTGCGGTTTATGGCTTCTGCCGCCTGTTTACCGCGCGGGGTCAGGGTGATAAACCCGTAGCGCTCGTGCTGAATAAGCTCCGCCCTTTTAAGGTAGTTGACGGCGGATACCACGCTTGCTTTTCTCACTTCCATTTTACGCCCAATATCCGAAACCCTGGCTACCTTTTTTTCCTTTTCAAGCAGGTATATTATCTTTAAATAATCCGCCATGGCGGCAGACAGCTTATTTTCCATTTAAACCACCCTTTATTTGTTATATGAACCTAACAAGATTATATAAGATTAATAGGTTTACGTCAATGCGATGCAAGCTAAATTAAATACTGTTACTTTTCTGTATTCCTATATGCGTAAAGCAAAATGTCCTGAAATGTATTTTTTTTAAAAACAGGCAGTATATTGGTGCTTATCTGATACTTAAAACCGGCTTTAACCGCCTGATCAAGTATCACAGATGTTATTTCTTTGCTCATATCAATATTATGGTGTATTTCTATCACCATCTCTTTAATTTCATTTATCTTTTTACTCGCTGTAATTTCATTCATCACAGCATCTTCAGCGCCTTCAATATCCATTTTTAAAAAATCAATTTTTTCATTTATATACGAAGAAAGCATTGCG
The sequence above is a segment of the Candidatus Goldiibacteriota bacterium HGW-Goldbacteria-1 genome. Coding sequences within it:
- the gmd gene encoding GDP-mannose 4,6-dehydratase; the encoded protein is MNKKAFITGITGQDGSYLTEFLISKGYEVHGIMRRSSAFNTERIDHLMDNKEIMNNKLFMYYGDLADGTNLSRLLEKIKPDEIYNLGAQSHVRVSFDIPVYTGDITGMGTTRLLEAVRETQIETKFYQASSSELYGLAQEVPQKETTPFYPRSPYGAAKLYAYWMAVNYRESYNMFACNGILFNHESPRRGGTFVTKKITRALANIAAKKQDKLFLGNLDAKRDWGYAKDYVEAMWLMLQQDKPDDYVIATGETHSVKEFLQEAFSYAGLDWNKYVEIDPRYFRPAEVDLLIGDATKAKEKLGWVPKTNFKELVKIMVDADLKEAGVNK